In the genome of Thunnus albacares chromosome 16, fThuAlb1.1, whole genome shotgun sequence, the window ACTATTGAGAACCAAATGCTGAAGTCCTTCACTACCACTGCCAAAAAGTGTGTTATACCACCTGCAGACTCTTATATAGAGGAAAAGGGGAGGTGAAAGGAGGctgatttgttcattttctgtctgtatgtgtgtttgttctagagtgtgttagtgtgtgggTGTCTGAGTGTGGGTGAAGATGGTGAGAACAGAAAATGAGAGTCTGGTCTTCCCTGCAGACTCAGTCGTGGCTAAAATGGTAGTCATactgcgtgcgtgtgtgtcccGTTGTTAAGGGAACATCACGATGACACTGCTTGACTTTTATGACTGCAATGATATCTGTAATTCTGTAATTCCGAACAGTTATAGAGGCCCCTGTTAAAATTTGGCCGTccagttttgcatttttcagcATACAGACAGAATTGTCAGTCAGCTCCAAAGCTGATTAGCATTGAGCGGCAGTCATGCTTCCAGCCATGTGCTCCTCTCCTCGTCTCCCTCAtgctttttctcactttctcattGATTAAAGCTGTGTCCACACTGGCCAGGCTTCTTGTCTGTTCTTTATTTGCACAAAGGATGAAGTTTAAACATCAGGATTGGGTTGTACCACCTATTCAAAATTCCCAAATTTGTGTATAAAGTCATGTCCACGTACTTAATAACTACTTGCTATTTATTAAATTGAACCATTGAGGAATGTAGCTAGTAAAGACTTTAGTAATATATAAATTGCTTTCTAGGAAACATCTGCAGCACTGTCCAAACAAAAGCAATCAACTATGTTGACAGGAAGTTACTGTAGCATTTGGATGTTATGTTACAAGCAGTAACATAACATCCGaaaacttctttttttacagttttataatAACTAAACTGCCAATTTGTAAATCTAGTTactttactttgttttgtttatactGTTCCATATATCTgcatgttttgggaaatatgtgtTTCAAATTAAGTTGTGTTTGGAATGGGTGGGAAATATCCAATTATTCTAACTTAACGGACACTATTTAGTCATTAAGTCTAATGTCAGCATAAAATTTTGTAATTGGAGGTATCCTGCATTAAGTCTTCCCAGTTTATAGCATTTTTCATCAGATATGTCCTTATTCTATTATTCTATCaccaattttattatttaatctaAACGGGTCATATTAGCAAACTAACATTATCTTGCCAGTTAGTTCAACTGACTACACAACATTTCCATCTAAATATATACCTATACCTAAATATGTTGTTACAGCTAATCTCTCCATTTTTATTCAGTGATACGTAAATCTCCATTCAACACTTTTACTAGTCTAAGTCTGAATGTGCAATTGTCTTGATCAATCCAACTATCTTCTTTAAAGAGCccattattttttgttgttgttgttgaggtttttatatcattctgtacCTTCCCAGTCATGTTCCATATGtattcaaatttgaaaattcaaattttggttGAAGCACATATGTTTCAGcatcaaaatgtcattttcccAAGCCTTCTTCCCATGTGACCTGACATAGGTTTCTGCAGACGTTGCTACATATGAACCGATATAAACCCCCTAGCCCACCTAGCCAGTACCCACAGAAATGGActgagcactcactgttgctgctgcttaaagtttaaaaaataaactcctaGCTCTCCTGCCTGCTgcggatcagagcagaatccgGTGACTTGTGGGTGTTATTGTCCCGAAGCTCCGGCTTTGCCCCCGGCTCTCTTTTCCAGAGCTCCCAgcactcagcagctgtctgtccctctgCTCTGTCCAGTGCATTTATAAACATCTCATACACTCAGACTCAGTGCTGCGACATTGCTCGTAGTTTATCTTGACAATTTTTCTCACTCTAATATACAGCAAGCAAGATGACACTGTCAGCGAACTGCacgtatgtgtatgtgtgtctgaagttttttttttccccaaaaaattacatttttacacttctgcTAGAATAAAGTCCTCAgaataaatgtcaaatgtccTCATGGACtgactgaaatatgtgagtTCAACACTCTCATATTCACTAAACATGAGGGAATGCTGTTActattcttccttccttctcagTTCTCGGTTCGAGCATGTCACCCACTGGAACACCTGTCTTAGTTTGACATGGGTGTGAATACATATCACTCCAGCaagcatgttgctgtttttgatCTTTGCCCGCACTCTTTCACTTCGCTCTCATTCCCTCTAATTGGGATTCTTCTCATTTTTGAGGCTTTCAAAGACAAAGGTAgtttcacagagagagaagacaggtgTGAAATCTCCCAAGCGTTTGTCATTGATGAAATGAGTTCTTTACTTACTAGAAAGCAGACTTGATCAAAACAGCACTGAAATCATAGTCAAATCCAGTCTATTTGAAGGGTATTACCagtgttttataatgttttatccTATTTAATGCAAATCATGTATACTTTACATTATCATACCATGTTTTCACATTGATATTTCATCCTCCAGACAGCTTTGGTTCTGAGATCTTTCAGtacagtacaaaaacaaaacctgctTGATGTCATGTCtcttcatgtctgttttcatttttgcatgGTGATGGAGTAGATGGCGTGAAGATGTTCAGTCAAGAGTTATAACTGCAAGATACAGAATGGCAGCTAAGAACAGCTACTGGTACAGATTGTccttagttttattttcatggtcATAActgctgtactgtgtgtgtgcctgcttTTTTCTTCAGGGAAGATGGGTATAGGAAGAATCTAGCAGTTAGTGGGGGAGAACATACAAGACAAAGCACCCCCATGACATAGATGTAGGCTAGTTGTTTTTGGGGGTATTGTTGTTTTATGGTTTGTCTGAATTGttttactttgtgtatttttgaagTGCTTCTTTGTAGTTTTTGCACCTCTGACCAAATAATTTTTGTAATATGTGATTTTTATTCACTTAAACAAGAcaacatgatgatgatattcATCTTATTCATCTAATCTTCTGTTGGGGGTCCTGGTGTTCCAGTATTTGGGACACATGTCTTGTGGCCGTGGTGTGCACCAATCCCAAATACTGGTGTAAATACTGGCGCTAGTGAATCTTGACCTCAAAGTGCAGAGTTGAGTGTGAAGTGGTTTGgatgagaaatgttaaagatattattaaaagaaaacatatagTGGACCTTGATCTTTCCAATATAGCAGCCAAGCGATGCATAGCTGCATAGATTTTGATTTTCTCGAAAACTATTAATCCGACTGACTTcacacttggtgggtgtatTGCTGAGGACCAAAGGAAGTCCATTATAACTGATGAATAATTGAGAGCCTTGaaattttgacaaaacttttcttttttaacctgTGCAGCTTTTCTAGTCTTTACAGAAGTGGTTTAGCAACCCAGGAAACTCACAGACCAGTTGCATGCATTGTAAATGATCTCACGTGATGCTACTCAGCCAGTCAAATCTGTGCATTCCAATAATCATATTGCGACTCGAGTCAGTGAgtgagatacacacacagaggggagagaaaagacGAGAGACTGCAGTCAGAGAAATAAGCAGGTCAGAGTTAAGTAATTTCACAAGGCGTACTCAAGAACGGACAGATTCTCACATGTTCCTTTTTCCCatgggcagttcaaaaccagtatgtctcatatGTTATGAGACCGCGGCGTTAAatgatctaagagcccaataaataaataataaaacatccactttattttaggatgcccattttttcaaaagctctccattatgtaatttatttttaaatgcagcccttattttacttgaaatgagaaaataacatttatttactattagactacttattatttataacatctgtgtataatagaatgttagtttctttcatgttgttagtgtatatactcattcacagctcacatcaactgtatttttctgtgcatTGAAGCAGCAATACCAGAAGCCAAGCAATCGACCCGTTccgaacaggcacgttttgaacgggTGCTGCACTagttacaataaatgttcaaatgatccaatatttcaccaaaaatcaaagattagagaaaaagtcaaaaaattgaaaacagatttgtatatcagaactttgttttttcttctttcctctcccattaatcatctcacaacccctcagatttatctggtgaccctttggaggggcctgaaccctaggttgggaaccactgaactaagctagctaactgtatataaagaagctcaaactagctccacctccagcagctacaacagtaacatgctgcttacacactgatgcttcagtcttaataatctaatgatgtcatatataatagtATATCAGTaagagggaccaaaccactacttttactacaatactttacatcaagctcataatacttatgtacttttacttaaaggaccagtgtgtagcgtgcagtggcatctagtggtgaggttgcagattgcaaccaaatgaatacccttCCCCTCCCAAGTGTGAAGGAGAACGGTATGGTGGCcacaaaacttgcaaaaaaaatggaGGCCCTCTCTGGAGCCAGTATTTGATTTGTCTATGGTGGgctactgtaaaaacatggtgGTGCAGGCAGAAGAGGACCCgttccctatgtagatatataGGGCTCATTTtcaggtaatgaaaacacaacaattctcattttcaggtgattatacactaattaaaacatacttatgaatattatattccatttctgccaagtccgttccactagatgccactaaattctacacactgcacctttaagtagggtttttcatgcaaaactttgtaatggagtatttttacattgctgggacttggtacttttacttatgtaaaggatctgagtacttcttccactgatCTGCATACTGATTGGGCTAAAGTTGCAGCCCAGTATGTATGTCTGCAGCATGCAGAGGgatttaattataattttataGATACAGTAGATGTATTGCAATGTAAGATAAAGATTTTATCACACAAGTGTTCAGTGAAAAGATTTTTGTTGGAATCCTTCAGCAGTATTAGTAATGACACAAACCAGGGACACTTTACCAGATGTGCTTGTTGTTATTATCCACCTTCACCTGCCAGCAATCAATCAGTGCACAAAATCCCAGAGCTTTTCCAATCATGTCCTGAAAATGACATGCTACTTAACATCCTATTTGGTAACTGTTGAGGGGAAACGCATGCGGAAGCCTCTGGTGTAATGTTGGAAAAGGCAGGGGCGTgaatttcctctctctctctctacacccTCTAAACCAACTGACACTAACTAATTGACTTGCAGCACAGCTTAATAAAACTAAAAGCAGGAAGAACCATCTAGCCGACTCATTACATAGGCCTAATTCTTTATAGTTAATTAACTTTTTCTATGTGTCAAACAGGGGGGAATTTATAATGCTGTCAAGGGGAGCAATCCCTCTCACTTGACTGTCCACCTGCTAGATTTGAAAGGAATATTTTAAAGCTGATGCTGGCACAGAAATATACGGATGGACCACATACACCGTTCACTGTTACTGAAATATTTACATGGTGCTGTGGAGGAACATTAAATTGATTCTAGTGTTCAGAAATTCATAACACACTCCCTCGCAGCAGTTTTCACCCCCATCAGAAATGCAGCTCCggcattttacaaataaaaatacgTGGGTGGGCGGGTGTTCCTGTGTGGGAGATTTTGCACTATGGAGCATATGCCTTTGAACATTGTGTATTTATATCTATAATTTTGACTGGTGAAAATCCCACAGATTTGACTCACATGAATGGGCCTGCTGTTCACTGGTGCATGGTAGAGAGGACAGTGTAATATCTCAGATATAAGAACAACAGAGTGAAGGAAAGCCCATGTCTATACTagaattaatgttttttaattttatctttcattttaaatctgTATTGTCACAATTGTCACACATTGTTAAGTATCCTTACCAGCACTgataaaaaaataccaaaaacatCAGTACAATGTTTATTCTCTTGGACACATTTATATTAAAGGATGTACCTAACATGGCAGCCTCTAGGGACCACTAACAGAGCCTTAGAATGAGGAGATGCCCTAATACATACTGACACATCAACTGTGATTATTTCAACCTCATTTCCTCTCAGTTTAGTATGATGGTTCTAAATAGTAGCGATGATAGAAGCATGGATTACATACACTGAATCGGTATCAGCAACAATACTGACCTTACTGAGTGGATCCAATCCGATCCATTAAAAACGGTTTCTTTCTGAATctgaatcagctttattggccaagtatgtttacacatacaaggaatgCGGCTCCGGTTTCTAGTCGCTCTCAATTTAAATACACAGTTTCAGGAATAATGTTCAGGAAGACAACTGGTAGGTGCTTGCCTACTGAACACACAATACCTATGATCCTTGATCACCATTTCTATTTCTAATTGAGAATAAATTGGAGTTGTAGTGAATTCAAAACACTTTGTTGTTTGCAGTTTATCTTAAGTTTCCGCTCATCATTAGCAGCACACATTACAAAATTTTAAACTCAGTCATTGGATGCTTATCACCACAATGCTCCTTGGGAGTTGCAGTTAACTTCTCTACAAAGTCTTGCACCTTTGACTTTTATCAAAGAGCCAGACCTAGGTCATCTTTTGTGCCATGCCCATAAAGGACTCCAAAGCACTCCAACTGCCTGGCCCCAACATTGTCTATGCAGAGAATGTATGGGATTTTTACTTGGACACCTAAAACAACTTCCcccacttcacaactctatGACACAACATACATTAAACACCACAGATATCCAGAAAATTTGTAGTAGGTAGCAGGTCCTTCTCTTGGCTTTTGATGCTGAAGGGatgtgttttccttctttttagATTAAATTTTTTGAGCTTGCTTTGACCTCTCAGTGTATATCAAGCAGTGTTCTTGCCATCAGGAAAAATATTAACGTTCATGTTGAGATGATAACATGTTTAAAGTAGGTGTGCATAGTACTAACATGTCAGTGTAAACATAATCCTTACTGggttctctttcttttcttccaggCCATGGAACCAAAGGGGTATTCGAGCTGCTGGCAGGCTGGAGGAGAACAAGGGAAAACCTCCCCTTTAAAGAACGCGTGGCGGATGCTTTTGCTGACGTGATGGTGTGCTACACCATGACCAGCTCACTTTACATCATCACATTTGGCATGGGAGCTAGCCCTTTCACCAACATCGAGTCAGTGAAGATTTTCTGCCAGAGCATGTGTGTCGCAATCCTGGTCAACTACTTCTATGTTTTCTCATTCTATGGCTCCTGCCTGGTGTTTGCTGGACAACTTGAGCAGAACCGCTACcacagtgttttctgttgtaaaATACCCTCAGTGGAATACCTGGACCGCCAGCCCACGTGGTTTAAAACCATGATGAGTGATGGCCATGACTTGTCCACACACCATGACAGTGCCCCTTACCAGAATCACTTCATCCAGCACTTCCTGCGTGAGCACTACACAGAATGGATTACCAACACCTATGTCAAACCCTTTGTGGTCATTCTGTATCTCATCTACGCCTCTTTTTCATTCATGGGATGTTTACAAATCAGTGATGGATCAAACATTGTGAACCTGCTGGCTAGTAACTCTCCAAGTGTTTCGTATGCTCTGACCCAGCAGAAATACTTCAGCAACTACAGTCCTGTGATTGGGTTTTACATTTATGAGCCCATTGAGTACTGGAATTCCACGGTGCAGGAGCACCTGAAGACTCTAAGTCACGGCTTCAACAAGATCTCCTGGATGGACAACTTTTTCCACTACCTGCGAGTGGTGAATGTGAGTGCGTCAACCAAGAGCGACTTCATCACCATCCTCAGGGGCTCCTTCTTGCGCAGCCCAGAGTACCAGCACTTCACTGAGGACATCATATTCTCCAAGATCCGTGAGACTGACGAATACGACATTATCGCCTCACGCATGTATTTGGTGGCACGGACCACAGAGAAGAAGCGtgaggaggtggtggagctTCTGGAGAAGCTTCGCCCATTGATGCTGATCAACAGCATCAAGTTCATTGCCTTCAATCCCACATTTGTGTTCATGGACCGCTACAGCTCCTCAGTCATCTCTCCCATCCTTACCTCAGGCTTCAGCGTGCTCaccatcctcatcctcactttCTTCCTGGTCATCAACCCCTTGGGGAACTTCTGGCTCATTCTCACGGTTACATCCGTGGAGCTGGGCGTCTTGGGTTTGATGACCCTCTGGAACGTTGGCATGGACAGCATCTCAATCCTGTGCCTTATTTATACCCTCAACTTCGCCATGGATCACTGTGCACCACACCTGTACACTTTTGTGCTGGCCACCGAGCACACTAGGACGCAGTGCATCAAGTTGGCACTGGAGGAGCACGGGGCAGCCATCCTGCAGAACACATCCTGCTTTGTGATCGGGATCATGCCCCTGGTGTTTGTGCCTTCCAATCTGACCTACACACTGTTCAAGTGCTCCCTCCTCACCGCGGGCTGCACCGTGCTGCACTGCTTCGTCATCCTGCCCGTCTTCCTAACCTTCTTCCCGCCGTCAAAAAAGAGACACAAGAAAAAGAAACGGGCCAAGCGGAAAGAGCGGGAGAGGGAGCGGGAaagggagagggaaagagaaagggaggagatAGAGTGCATCGAAGTCAGGGAGAATCCTGATCATGTGACAAACGTCTGAATAGTTTGTAATTTTAGCAGTGAGTATCAGTGGGTATCCGTCAAGTATTGGTGGATGAGAGGTGTTCTCCAGTGATGAGGCACCTCTCAAGGCGCAGGGGAGTCTGAGATGTCCCCTGTGGAGTGGGCACTTGTCACTCCCAACCAATAGCAGCTAAGCTGGCCAGAGTAGAGCGCAGCCCCACTGGACAGTCATTCAGTCCTTCAGTCTGGACAGTGTATCTCATTTGCACAAACTGCAACTTGCTCATGGTTCTAAAACTCTTTCCTAACTATTTGGCACATGAAAACAAGTTAGTTACCAGAACTGTAAGTAAATTCCAAACATATTACATTAGTACATTTGAATATTAGCAATTCTATGTTCATCTTCTGCAGCCCTTATCTCAAAAGAAGTGAGTGAGGAGCATAGCAGTCTGTTAAGCCAAGGACGCTCAGATGAGTTGGTGAAAGTGCTTAGTGTGATTATACAAAGGTGTACAAATTAATAACTGTGCAGAAGACGACTGTGCACACACCTCACTCCTCACACCTTATTCTTCACACTGATAACagcaaaaagagacaaaaccaAAATTCTGTGGAAAGAGAGATACTGTGGACCGAAAGCACATCGCATGCattattataacattaaaaatagcTGAACAGCTGAACTGGGCAGATGGCATACACTGTGTCCATTATGAAGAATTATCTTGCACATTGCATTGTGTGAATAGAACTGCAGAGGTTTATTAAGCAGGAGACAAATATTTCTGCTTTATTCCAGAGGTCACATAAGGTCTTAGGCAATGGCAAAAAGAACTGCAGTGGGCTGCAGCGTATGAGGAGGAAATGATGAGTGACTGTCGTGCAGCAGTATCAGGCAGTAAGCCTGATTTTTAGAGTATGACTTAAGTAAATCCTAAACTGCTTTTGCACCAGACcagtaaaaccaaaagtgaAGAGTGTTTCCAAGACTTGAAATATTGAACTTTCCAGTAGGTTGATAACAATGGAAAGTTTCTGTGAGAGTATGAATGTCTCCATGATCCCCTTACAAAAGCTCAAAGGAACAGCACTGGTAATTGGAAGGTTTGACTGTGATTCAATACTAGCAGTGGTGCCAAATAGTGTACAGAGTACAACTTTCATATAAATTAACCATGAATCATTAATTAATCGAGCTAATTTGAATGATTGCTATCTAGTGTTGTCAAGGTTTGTGAAGCAAATTATGAAGCAGGCTTTAAATTACATTCTGTAAAGTATACTTCCTCTGAATATTGTGAAAAACTGATAGAGAGCCGAAGTCAAACCAGAACTTCTGGACTgttccagaagtaagaaaaccccatttaaaaatcaaattgacgttaataatgatgtaataaaacaaacagtccAGCCCTACAACATAACCTTGCTCACGAGTTGTGTTTCACTGgcctttaaagctgcattaatcaatacTTTCATATTGACAATGGATCCAATGATTAAATTTAAAGCAAAAGGAGTTGATCGTAGTGATGAGCTCATGGGGAATTATTACCCAACTCTGAAGTTTCCCTCAGCTCTGTGGagcatttcagcatcttttagttcattgttttagttttcctcacttttttgtttcactctcatGGCTTTCATCAAGCTTATTTCTAGTAGCAGCAGCTTGCTCTGATAAATCCACTATATGCAACCTCCCCAAACAGCAGATGGACAAAGTTTTCCAAAAGAGAGACCAAAACAGACTTAGAATGAGAGTGAATACTGAGCATAGATTCGCCAGGTGATTAGAAACACATCTCCAAagtaatgctaatgttgctccgtgtctgctggatgtgtagataaacaactgttttctatgtcaatgtcattttttcaagcTGTTCTGCTGCCCCAAAGTGGCaccaaaaataaattaatgcagctttaacaaaCACCATTTCCCACAAGCCCAAGACAATTTGGGGTTAAATATCACCAGCTTGACAGATGAGATGTCACTCATGAGGAAGAAACAGTTACTATTATGTATGATATGCATACTACTACATTAGAAAATTTTCGTGGGAAGTGCAGTTTAACCACTAGTTTAAACACTAATAAATTAATCGTTTAACTTTGTTGCAATCAGAAGGAAAGGAATGTGTTTCACTTCCTGAGAAAGACCTATAATAAAAAACCCCAATGAGAGATTCCATTGAGTTACAAAAGCTAGTGGAACAGAGGCTGGACTGGGAATGGTGTCAGGACTTCAGCTCTCTATCGGGAACACTGCAAAAGTAAGGGTGCAGACAACTACTGCCACCCGTAGGCCTGGAGCTGGTCTGGtccatgtatgtatgttttgcTATAGTATTTCAAGTAACATTCCATCAAAACTATCCACAAATATCCTTCTTCAGTATTCAGTCTTGCAAGTCCAAAAAAGCTGTCTCCCCAGAGGGTAAACAGTATTATCTAAGTCTGCCAAGGCCCGATAAGAATCTCTGTTGCAGtcccaaaacaaacacactcaaggTCAGCAGCCCTAACAGATACCAATCTCACACTGACCTCTGGCAGGCAGATATTAGCTGGTGGTATGTGATAGAGAGGCCCTATATGTGAGCAGATGTGGCTGATTGCGGACCAGTCAATACCTTATTAGGGGATTGGCTGGTTCTTACGGGGCTGTCATTGAGGGGACACTGCTGTCTTGTTTCTTTGTGCTACCACTGAGAAAGTGAAAGGCTCTCACACAAGACAGTGGAAGCTAATCAGGTAGCTTGGGGTGAGGATATAGTTTTCATGCTGGACCAAATATCAGTGAGTaatatgttttgatgtttgaaaAAGAAGTGTGTGAGTTAAAAGGATTGTCGGTATCAAGTGATAAATCACTAGTTATCAAAAACGCTTTTAAAATCCACTTCATGTGTAAATTAATATCAGTGAATAAATGAGACACAAAGGTGGAAAAGAAAGACCTTTTACCTGTCATATTTTACCATGAACACACTTCTGTGGATTTAGAAAGTAAGTGTTGAATTGTCTCTGATAAGAACCGTATAACTTTCATCAAGCAGACATTGATTGCCCTACTTAGAAATGAGGAGGTTTTGGCAAGCtacttcctgcagcagctgcagtgaaCACCACATAATGTAAAAGCCATGTCATGTATGTATAGCAAGAAGGCATGAATTGTTTGAAAAACGGGAAAGAAATGCAAATCTTAAATAATTTACTTCCCAAAATGGACTGTGTTTGCATGGCACTGTattgtatgtatgcatgtatttaATTTCTCTGTATGAAGtctgcatattttttattttgctacGCTGTAGTGActtatgtttgttgtttcaaTGCATATTCTGTAACACCATGTGCtgcaaaagaacaaaatgagTCATATATGTTCCAAAACAAAAGCCAGAGGatatttcatgtgtaaaataacTGTACAATActcttttctatattttctaagaaaaaaatatactaTAGAAAGATTTTTAATGACaggattttcttaaaaaaaaagaataaaaagggaaaaaagttGAACACAGTAGGCCAGTAATAAACAGTGGAATGTTACCAGTATACTAGATCTTATTCCTTGCACACTGCAGTGTCAATGTTTGTTGATGATTCACACTTTTATATGGGAAACTGTGGCCaccattttactgtttgtttgtgtgtcttgacTCCTATATAACCTCTATCTGGCCCTCACATTTAAGGGAAATATTCATTACTCAACCGCCCTTTTTAAATAACTAAACAGTCTATCAGGctttctacttttcttttttaacaaaaacatagaTTAGAAATTTACAGAATATAGGTGAAATATATCTATTACAGTTTGCTATAAGGCAGGTCAAGCTTAGAAGCAAAAAATTCTATATTTAGCATTATTGTAAACTCTTCTGGAACATCATTCCTAAATGTAATTGGTGTCCTCTTACTGAAGGCAACCTGTCATTGCTGCCTAGAAAGCTATTCTATTGCTGTAGCTTATATTCACAATCTTTCCATTTAGAATTGGCAACACACTGAGTCTTACCAATGAGTTTTTTGAAACAGCATGTGCTATTCAATATCTAAAACAAATCTGTAATgtgtctcagtgttttttttgacaaaaaccTGGCTTGACAGATGAGCTTggcattattttttatatttttcctctAGTCAACAAATCATGtgaaaccaaaaccaacaatgtgttagtccatctACTGATACTTCACAAATTCTTTACCCTGTCTGTGACACGAAGTCCCTGCTGGTCACGAATGCatacttgttttttaaaaaggctaaatatTTGCctcaaacagctgggcactgtagtttttaacaaaataGTTTAAAAGGTGGAAATTGTGCATTTTCTGGGCTACTTTCAGCTGCATGTTAATGAATTATCTAATTATCTATCTAATCTATTGAACAACAAtagagctctatggcacagaggaataatcaATATTAGGCTTTGACTACACAATCAATACTTGTTGCCAGGATTAATT includes:
- the ptchd4 gene encoding patched domain-containing protein 1 isoform X1 — encoded protein: MCFIGGDGASASWILWRMLRQVIHRGLKASFYWLGLFVSRHPVFFLTVPAVLTIIFGSTVLSRFKPETDLEVLVAPTHSLAKIERSLANSLFPIDQSKHKLYSDLHTPGRYGRLILLAKSGGNILELADQVLQVHKQVLDLRVNYKGFNYTFAHLCVLSHRDKRCLLDDIITIFEDIRQAVLSNSTFHKVPVSYPNTTLKDGRVSFIGHQLGGVSFSPNSRDQQVKFARAVQITYYLRNHGPVVQDAIAERWENEFCALVSRLSTAEAPHAPDQLHIQSLTSFSLWQDFHQTGVLAKGEVLVSLVLVLLAATISSSMRDCLRGKPFLGLLGVLTICIANVTAAGIFFISDGKFNSTLLGIPFFAMGHGTKGVFELLAGWRRTRENLPFKERVADAFADVMVCYTMTSSLYIITFGMGASPFTNIESVKIFCQSMCVAILVNYFYVFSFYGSCLVFAGQLEQNRYHSVFCCKIPSVEYLDRQPTWFKTMMSDGHDLSTHHDSAPYQNHFIQHFLREHYTEWITNTYVKPFVVILYLIYASFSFMGCLQISDGSNIVNLLASNSPSVSYALTQQKYFSNYSPVIGFYIYEPIEYWNSTVQEHLKTLSHGFNKISWMDNFFHYLRVVNVSASTKSDFITILRGSFLRSPEYQHFTEDIIFSKIRETDEYDIIASRMYLVARTTEKKREEVVELLEKLRPLMLINSIKFIAFNPTFVFMDRYSSSVISPILTSGFSVLTILILTFFLVINPLGNFWLILTVTSVELGVLGLMTLWNVGMDSISILCLIYTLNFAMDHCAPHLYTFVLATEHTRTQCIKLALEEHGAAILQNTSCFVIGIMPLVFVPSNLTYTLFKCSLLTAGCTVLHCFVILPVFLTFFPPSKKRHKKKKRAKRKEREREREREREREREEIECIEVRENPDHVTNV